One Devosia lacusdianchii genomic window carries:
- the glmS gene encoding glutamine--fructose-6-phosphate transaminase (isomerizing), with protein sequence MCGIVGIAGRNPVADRLVSALARLEYRGYDSAGIATLDRGQIQRRRAPGKLVNLASRLDRDPLAGNIGIGHTRWATHGAPTEVNAHPHATPRVAVVHNGIIENYRPLLVELAADGYLPITQTDSEVVAMMVTRWLDLGLAPAAAVQATISRLQGAFALVFLFHGEDNLLIAARQGSPLAVGYGAGETFLGSDALALSLFTDKVTYLEEGDWAVVTPDGASIRTREGGAVTRLVHVSATNSNMVEKGPHRHFMIKEIHEQPEAVSRVIGQFVDRRSDSLVERPLPFDFATLDRMTISACGTAYLAGAVSKYWFERFARLPVDIDIASEFRYRQPPMTPGGLALFISQSGETADTLAALRYCAANEQHIAAVVNVEESTISRESGAVFPLLCGPEIGVASTKAFTAQLTTLACLALTAGRKRGVIDDATFAVLLAALAALPGHLSKALAAEPQIAEIARGLTKASDVLFLGRGALYPIALEGALKLKEVSYIHAEGYAAGELKHGPIALVDEHVPVVVIAPSDELAGKTMSNMQEVAARGGPIILITDAEGAAQHADLAAQSIVMPSVHPFVAPIVAAVAVQILAYHTAVHMGADVDQPRNLAKSVTVE encoded by the coding sequence ATGTGTGGAATTGTTGGAATTGCCGGACGCAACCCGGTGGCCGACCGACTTGTCAGCGCCTTGGCGCGTCTCGAATACCGCGGCTATGACAGCGCCGGGATCGCCACGCTCGACCGTGGCCAGATCCAACGGCGCCGTGCACCCGGCAAGTTGGTCAATCTCGCGTCGCGGCTCGATCGCGATCCACTCGCGGGCAATATCGGAATCGGGCATACGCGCTGGGCCACGCATGGCGCGCCAACCGAGGTCAACGCCCACCCCCACGCGACGCCTCGCGTAGCCGTGGTGCACAACGGCATTATCGAGAACTATCGCCCGCTGCTGGTCGAACTGGCCGCCGATGGCTATCTGCCGATCACACAGACCGACAGCGAGGTGGTCGCCATGATGGTCACCCGCTGGCTCGACCTGGGGCTGGCGCCGGCTGCCGCGGTTCAGGCGACCATCAGCCGGCTACAGGGCGCGTTCGCGCTCGTTTTCCTCTTCCATGGCGAGGACAACCTGCTGATCGCCGCGCGCCAGGGATCGCCGTTGGCGGTGGGCTATGGCGCGGGCGAAACCTTCCTCGGGTCAGACGCGCTGGCGCTGTCGCTGTTCACGGACAAGGTGACCTATCTCGAGGAAGGCGACTGGGCGGTGGTGACGCCGGACGGCGCATCGATCAGGACCCGCGAAGGCGGCGCGGTAACCCGGTTGGTCCATGTCAGCGCCACCAATTCGAACATGGTCGAGAAGGGCCCTCACCGCCACTTCATGATCAAGGAAATCCACGAACAGCCGGAGGCCGTGTCGCGGGTCATCGGGCAGTTCGTCGATCGCCGCAGCGACAGTCTGGTCGAACGCCCCCTGCCCTTCGATTTTGCCACGCTCGATCGGATGACCATTTCGGCCTGTGGCACAGCCTATCTGGCAGGCGCGGTTTCAAAATACTGGTTCGAGCGTTTCGCTCGCCTGCCTGTCGACATCGACATCGCATCGGAGTTTCGCTATCGGCAGCCTCCCATGACGCCCGGCGGCCTCGCGCTCTTCATCTCGCAGTCGGGCGAAACGGCCGACACCCTGGCCGCCTTGCGCTATTGCGCGGCAAACGAGCAGCATATTGCTGCCGTGGTGAACGTCGAGGAATCGACCATTTCCCGAGAGTCCGGAGCGGTGTTTCCGCTGCTCTGCGGACCGGAAATCGGGGTCGCTTCGACCAAGGCGTTCACCGCCCAGTTGACGACGCTGGCCTGCCTGGCGCTGACCGCCGGACGCAAACGGGGCGTCATCGATGACGCCACCTTCGCCGTACTGCTTGCTGCCTTGGCCGCCCTGCCCGGTCATCTGTCCAAGGCGCTCGCAGCCGAGCCGCAGATCGCCGAGATTGCGCGCGGGCTGACCAAGGCAAGCGATGTGCTGTTTCTTGGCCGCGGCGCGCTGTATCCGATAGCGCTCGAAGGCGCGCTTAAGCTCAAGGAAGTCTCCTACATCCACGCCGAAGGCTATGCGGCGGGGGAGCTCAAGCATGGACCGATCGCGCTTGTTGACGAGCACGTTCCCGTTGTCGTCATCGCGCCCTCCGACGAGCTCGCCGGCAAGACCATGTCGAACATGCAGGAGGTCGCCGCGCGTGGCGGGCCGATCATTCTCATCACCGACGCCGAAGGCGCCGCGCAGCACGCGGACCTAGCGGCGCAAAGCATCGTGA